In Candidatus Sedimenticola sp. (ex Thyasira tokunagai), the following proteins share a genomic window:
- a CDS encoding 3'-5' exonuclease produces the protein MAEIIPPLNNQTLSHMTSGEKRLARRLADLLEDDYLVWYDIPIGRKRRYPDFIILHPSRGMLFLEVKDWKPSTLKRISKSDVSLQTNNGLVTKPHPLEQARHYTYTVVDMLSRDPLLRQRSEAYKGNLIMPYGWGVVFTNITRKQIEKAIPDERREGLLPDHLMIYQDEMTESVDAEKFQEQLWGMFNYQFGGALTLPQIDRIRWHLFPEIRIDDAGQADLFGVDEDDSATAEQALPDIIKIMDIQQEQLARSLGEGHRVIHGVAGSGKTLILGYRCLHLAQALNKPILVLCFNVTLAAKLRAFISAKGIGGQVQVYHFHDWCGQQLKTYHIDLIESDKPRYVRSVESVIEAVGKGDIPRAQYGALMIDEGHDFDADWLKLVAQMVDPETNSLLMLYDDAQSIYKRSSGLGFTLSSVGIQAKGRTTILRLNYRNTREILRFAYEFAGHYLNPKSADEDHIPLIEPEAAGNSGPEPVVRKFNTLKEEVQYSLKCLQKWHRQGVPWRDMAVVYVAGYQGREIAAQLKAAGIPHLLLDNKKSKSAYDPGSDLVSVLTIHSSKGLEFPRVIMLGIGRLADKEERQQDSARLLYVGMTRAQECLLVSTSAENAFSRMLLDVS, from the coding sequence ATGGCAGAAATCATCCCTCCACTGAACAATCAGACCCTCAGCCATATGACCTCCGGCGAAAAGCGTCTGGCACGCCGCCTCGCTGATCTGCTGGAAGATGACTACCTGGTCTGGTACGACATTCCCATCGGCAGGAAACGGCGCTACCCCGACTTCATCATTCTTCACCCCTCAAGGGGGATGCTGTTTCTGGAGGTGAAGGACTGGAAGCCCTCCACCCTCAAGAGAATCAGCAAATCCGATGTCTCTCTGCAGACCAATAACGGTCTCGTCACCAAACCGCACCCATTGGAACAGGCCCGGCATTACACCTATACCGTGGTGGATATGTTGTCACGCGATCCACTGCTGCGTCAGCGATCCGAAGCCTACAAAGGGAATCTGATCATGCCCTATGGCTGGGGTGTGGTCTTTACCAATATCACACGCAAACAGATCGAAAAGGCGATTCCAGATGAGCGGCGTGAGGGGTTACTGCCGGATCACCTGATGATCTATCAAGATGAGATGACCGAGAGCGTTGATGCTGAGAAATTTCAGGAGCAGCTATGGGGGATGTTCAACTACCAGTTTGGTGGTGCGCTGACCCTGCCGCAGATCGACCGTATACGCTGGCACCTGTTTCCCGAGATACGTATTGATGATGCAGGGCAGGCCGACCTCTTTGGTGTTGATGAGGATGACTCCGCCACCGCCGAGCAGGCACTGCCCGATATCATTAAGATCATGGATATTCAGCAGGAGCAGTTGGCGCGCAGCTTGGGGGAGGGGCACAGGGTGATCCATGGGGTGGCAGGCTCCGGCAAGACCCTGATCCTTGGGTATCGCTGTCTGCACTTGGCGCAGGCGCTGAATAAGCCGATTCTGGTGCTCTGTTTCAATGTCACTCTCGCCGCCAAGTTGAGGGCTTTTATCTCCGCCAAGGGGATCGGTGGGCAGGTGCAGGTCTACCACTTTCATGATTGGTGTGGTCAGCAGCTCAAAACCTACCATATCGACCTGATTGAATCTGATAAGCCTCGCTATGTGCGTTCGGTTGAGAGTGTTATCGAAGCGGTGGGTAAGGGAGATATTCCCAGGGCGCAGTATGGAGCCCTGATGATCGATGAAGGGCATGATTTTGATGCGGACTGGTTGAAGCTGGTGGCACAGATGGTTGATCCCGAAACCAACTCTCTGCTGATGCTCTATGACGATGCACAGTCAATCTACAAGAGAAGCTCGGGGCTTGGCTTTACACTCTCCAGTGTAGGAATCCAGGCCAAGGGACGTACGACGATTTTGCGCCTTAACTATCGTAATACCAGGGAGATCCTTCGCTTTGCCTATGAGTTTGCCGGCCATTATCTCAATCCAAAGAGTGCGGATGAAGACCATATCCCTTTGATTGAGCCAGAGGCGGCGGGCAACAGCGGGCCGGAGCCGGTGGTGCGCAAATTCAACACCCTTAAGGAGGAGGTTCAATACTCCCTCAAGTGCCTGCAAAAATGGCATCGGCAGGGGGTGCCCTGGCGAGATATGGCGGTGGTCTACGTTGCCGGCTATCAGGGTAGAGAGATAGCCGCACAACTCAAGGCAGCCGGTATTCCCCATCTATTGCTTGATAACAAGAAGAGCAAGAGTGCTTACGATCCGGGTAGCGATCTGGTCTCGGTTCTCACTATTCACAGCAGTAAGGGGCTGGAGTTTCCCCGCGTCATCATGCTGGGGATAGGCCGGCTGGCTGATAAAGAGGAGCGGCAACAGGATAGCGCCCGCCTGCTCTATGTGGGCATGACACGGGCTCAGGAGTGCCTGTTGGTGAGTACCTCAGCGGAGAATGCCTTTAGTCGTATGTTGCTGGATGTGTCATAG
- a CDS encoding restriction system-associated AAA family ATPase, translating to MKLIRLKIEQPFRSLQAGFELHFLREWELNEAKEKSEADFAPYVLAGPNGSGKSNVLELLAAIFYHLECIYLDNLPESFIFDEDENPNGFQGAKALPDAFEIEYLIPVSKAHRVRDYGGHAYVRIVKQAGKEPQWSLLNFDDERGEAELTIGRTVARDLLPDFVLGYSSGENEILSLPFFKARFIHYDEYLDSLKQDMDYPGKPESRHTYLDTVFSQANLLSNLLFQDQDTLKPFRQEVGIEGLKQFRVILKRHIQINAEEADNYPSDLIVKDEGDAAVERYYLPLLSRFESSPDDNRRYEPVINRLIRCATCHYTDSETDTLYLDYWVNEATIEAFKNNFESAIDLFQSLQILLTLNLYSVSDNLKSELYRSSSLYVNETVPTLPSDERITRFKDLVLKKRGVESTVYAKSLSDGEHQFLHTLGLCLLYRESNCLFLLDEPETHFNPEWRSKLISRIRDCFIGTQAQREMLITTHTPFLISDSRQEHVLEFKKEGQAVSVKRPEYNTLGASINKITLNTFAKKETIGGYAQKKMESFTTRFESGEDAEVLIDEIHREMGDSVEKVLLLRSIINSLDKVGQVRD from the coding sequence ATGAAGCTGATACGCCTAAAAATCGAACAGCCCTTCCGCAGCCTTCAGGCAGGCTTTGAGTTGCACTTTCTGCGCGAATGGGAGCTGAATGAAGCTAAAGAAAAGTCTGAAGCTGACTTTGCGCCTTATGTGTTGGCAGGGCCGAACGGAAGTGGCAAGTCCAATGTGCTGGAGCTGTTGGCGGCGATCTTCTATCACCTCGAATGTATCTATCTGGATAACCTGCCCGAGAGCTTTATCTTTGATGAGGATGAGAACCCCAATGGTTTTCAGGGGGCTAAAGCGCTACCCGATGCCTTTGAAATTGAGTATCTGATTCCCGTTTCGAAGGCACACAGGGTGAGAGATTATGGTGGACATGCCTATGTGCGAATAGTCAAGCAGGCGGGAAAAGAGCCGCAGTGGTCTCTGCTCAACTTTGATGATGAACGTGGTGAGGCAGAATTGACCATAGGCAGAACCGTTGCCAGGGATCTATTGCCCGATTTTGTGCTGGGTTACTCCTCCGGTGAAAACGAGATCCTCAGTCTGCCGTTTTTTAAAGCCCGCTTCATTCACTATGACGAATACCTCGATAGTCTGAAGCAGGATATGGACTATCCTGGTAAACCGGAATCGCGCCACACCTACCTGGATACAGTATTTAGTCAGGCAAACCTGCTCAGTAATCTGCTGTTTCAGGATCAGGATACCCTCAAACCCTTCCGGCAGGAGGTGGGCATAGAGGGATTAAAACAGTTCCGGGTAATTTTGAAGCGACATATTCAAATCAATGCAGAAGAGGCCGATAACTATCCTTCTGATTTAATTGTGAAAGATGAGGGTGATGCTGCTGTAGAGCGCTACTACCTGCCACTTCTTAGTCGATTTGAATCATCACCAGATGATAACCGTCGGTATGAACCGGTTATTAACCGCCTGATCCGCTGTGCCACCTGTCACTACACAGATAGTGAGACAGATACTCTCTACCTCGACTACTGGGTTAATGAAGCCACCATTGAGGCCTTTAAGAATAATTTTGAGTCTGCCATCGACCTGTTTCAGTCCCTGCAAATACTGCTGACACTCAACCTCTATTCAGTGAGTGATAATCTCAAGTCCGAGTTGTATCGTTCTAGTAGTCTCTATGTGAATGAGACGGTGCCTACACTTCCCTCTGATGAGCGCATCACCCGCTTCAAAGATCTGGTACTAAAAAAACGTGGGGTAGAATCCACTGTCTACGCCAAATCCCTCTCTGATGGCGAACACCAGTTCCTCCACACCCTGGGGCTCTGCCTACTCTACCGGGAGAGTAACTGCCTGTTTCTGCTGGATGAGCCGGAGACCCACTTCAACCCCGAGTGGCGCTCGAAGCTGATTTCGCGCATACGCGACTGCTTTATAGGTACTCAGGCACAGCGCGAGATGCTGATTACCACACATACGCCATTTCTGATATCCGATAGCAGGCAGGAGCATGTGTTGGAGTTTAAGAAAGAGGGGCAGGCTGTTTCTGTCAAACGCCCTGAGTACAACACGCTGGGTGCATCCATCAACAAAATCACTCTCAATACCTTTGCAAAAAAGGAGACCATCGGCGGTTATGCTCAGAAGAAAATGGAAAGCTTCACTACCAGATTTGAAAGTGGGGAAGATGCAGAGGTGCTGATTGATGAGATTCACCGTGAGATGGGGGATTCAGTAGAGAAGGTGCTGCTGCTCAGATCCATCATCAACAGCTTGGATAAAGTCGGACAGGTAAGAGACTGA
- a CDS encoding restriction endonuclease subunit S produces the protein MEKLGDLCDIVIGRTPARKTAKYWGKGHPWVSISDLKEKFISNTKEEITQEAIDEVRCRLIPKGTLLFSFKLTIGKMAFSSRNLYTNEAIAGLIVKDSKKLSSEYLFYALRSARLLGSNQAAMGKTLNSKSLAAIKVSVPESINDQIRIATLLSRVESLIATRKESLRLLNDFLKSTFFEMFGDPVGNAGGWETMPFPKVGKFVSGGTPSKKRDDYWLGGFPWISPKDMKVNYIHDSQDHISELVFSETPLKKIPIDSILIVVRGMILAHSFPVAINKVEVAINQDMKAIKVSPEYNSLYLMECLHAMTRQILVLISSAGHGTKKFDSDSMGKLLIPKPSLELQNSFASIVEKVESIKSNYLSSLSELQNLYGALSQKAFKGELDLSHINLPTVDDVVTEESHQWNAEDAQPQITLATEYPMSDSKAREGLLHQLFISFVSERKGSSFTTEAFLQQAHLQTLDHTDENSPPIGLDDYEKIKQWLFDLIDNQTVEQTFNAETNQVELKVKG, from the coding sequence ATGGAGAAGCTTGGCGATCTATGTGACATTGTCATTGGTCGAACACCTGCTAGAAAAACAGCGAAATACTGGGGTAAAGGTCATCCTTGGGTAAGTATCTCTGATTTGAAAGAGAAATTTATTTCGAATACAAAAGAGGAAATTACTCAAGAAGCCATCGATGAGGTTCGTTGTCGTCTCATTCCCAAGGGCACATTGCTGTTTAGCTTCAAACTCACTATTGGCAAGATGGCTTTTTCGAGTCGGAATTTATATACAAATGAGGCGATCGCGGGACTAATAGTAAAAGATTCGAAAAAACTATCATCAGAGTATTTATTTTATGCGTTGAGGTCAGCTAGGTTGCTGGGATCTAATCAAGCCGCCATGGGCAAGACACTGAACTCTAAATCATTGGCGGCTATCAAGGTTTCAGTGCCTGAGAGTATCAATGACCAAATCCGCATCGCCACACTACTAAGCCGTGTAGAGTCACTGATCGCCACCCGCAAAGAGAGTCTGCGCCTGCTGAATGACTTCCTAAAAAGCACCTTTTTTGAGATGTTTGGTGATCCTGTTGGTAATGCTGGAGGATGGGAAACAATGCCTTTCCCAAAAGTTGGAAAATTTGTTAGTGGTGGAACACCGAGTAAAAAGCGCGATGATTATTGGTTAGGTGGTTTTCCATGGATCAGCCCAAAAGATATGAAGGTTAATTACATACATGATTCACAGGATCATATTTCAGAATTGGTGTTTAGTGAGACACCACTAAAAAAAATCCCAATAGACAGTATATTGATTGTTGTCAGAGGTATGATATTGGCTCATTCCTTCCCCGTAGCAATTAATAAAGTTGAAGTGGCAATCAACCAGGATATGAAAGCGATTAAAGTGTCGCCGGAATACAATTCCTTGTATTTAATGGAATGTTTGCATGCTATGACGCGACAAATACTGGTGCTTATATCATCAGCAGGTCACGGTACTAAAAAATTTGATTCAGATTCGATGGGAAAATTACTTATCCCGAAACCTTCGCTTGAATTACAGAATAGTTTTGCTTCGATTGTAGAAAAAGTAGAATCCATTAAAAGTAATTACCTTTCCTCGTTGTCTGAGTTACAGAATCTCTATGGCGCACTCAGCCAAAAAGCCTTCAAAGGTGAACTGGATCTCAGTCATATAAACTTACCTACTGTTGATGACGTAGTAACAGAAGAAAGTCATCAGTGGAATGCAGAAGATGCGCAGCCACAAATAACTTTAGCTACCGAATACCCCATGTCAGACAGCAAGGCGCGTGAGGGTCTGTTACACCAGCTCTTTATATCATTCGTAAGTGAACGCAAAGGCAGCTCTTTTACAACAGAAGCGTTCTTACAACAGGCCCACCTGCAGACATTGGATCATACGGATGAAAACAGCCCGCCTATTGGGCTGGATGACTACGAAAAGATTAAACAGTGGCTGTTTGATCTAATTGATAATCAAACTGTCGAACAAACCTTCAATGCTGAAACCAATCAGGTGGAACTCAAGGTAAAGGGGTAA
- a CDS encoding N-6 DNA methylase yields MLQNNPALKSKIDQLWNKFWAGGISNPLTAIEQITYLLFMKRLDDLDLKQEKDAEWTEESFTSRFKGVWVPPEHRDKSKKDQKPFEVERRKLRWSEFKRMQAEEMLTHVQTKVFPFLKDLNGAESHFTHHMKNAVFIIPKPSLLVEAVKTIDAIFEEMEKDSEEKGQAFQDIQGDVYEYLLSEIASAGKNGQFRTPRHIIKLMAELVQPQLGHRIADPACGSAGFLLGAYQYIVTQLARKEKVELQTDEDGFQRASVSAALTEKAKEILNHSLYGYDIDNTMVRLGLMNLMMHGIDEPHIDYQDTLSKGFDEAGHYDIIMANPPFTGSIDKGDINENLSLKTTKTELLFIENIYRMLRKGGTAGVIIPQGVLFGSGKAFVVARKILVDRCELKAVITLPSGVFKPYAGVSTAILLFTKVYDKEDDVTEPATQHTWFYEMQSDGYSLDDKRNKLVGYGDLQDIVEKFHQRNPEKETDCTQRHFAVPRQEMVDEKYDLSFSRYKEEVFEEIEYERPEVILQKLIASEVGEDVDEKILAELNGGIVKELLELKGKGLMQ; encoded by the coding sequence ATGCTACAAAACAATCCAGCCCTTAAAAGCAAGATCGATCAACTCTGGAATAAATTCTGGGCCGGGGGCATCTCCAACCCCCTCACCGCCATCGAGCAGATCACCTACCTGCTATTTATGAAGCGCCTGGATGACCTGGATCTGAAACAGGAAAAGGATGCCGAGTGGACGGAAGAGTCCTTCACCTCGCGCTTTAAAGGTGTCTGGGTGCCCCCTGAACACCGGGATAAATCGAAGAAAGATCAGAAGCCCTTTGAAGTGGAGCGGCGCAAGCTGCGCTGGAGTGAATTCAAGCGCATGCAGGCCGAAGAGATGCTTACCCATGTGCAGACCAAGGTCTTTCCCTTTCTGAAAGACCTCAATGGTGCCGAGTCCCACTTCACTCACCATATGAAAAATGCGGTGTTCATCATCCCCAAGCCCTCACTGTTGGTCGAGGCGGTGAAGACCATCGACGCCATCTTCGAAGAGATGGAGAAGGACTCCGAGGAGAAGGGGCAGGCCTTTCAGGATATCCAGGGTGATGTTTACGAATACCTGCTCTCCGAGATCGCCAGCGCCGGTAAAAACGGCCAGTTCCGTACCCCGCGCCACATCATCAAACTCATGGCCGAATTGGTACAGCCACAGCTTGGCCACCGTATCGCCGATCCGGCCTGTGGTTCTGCCGGCTTCCTGTTGGGGGCCTACCAATACATCGTCACCCAGTTGGCCAGAAAAGAGAAAGTTGAACTACAGACCGATGAAGATGGCTTTCAGCGCGCCTCGGTCAGTGCCGCCCTGACTGAAAAGGCCAAAGAGATACTCAATCACAGCCTCTACGGCTACGACATCGACAACACCATGGTGCGCCTGGGTCTGATGAACCTGATGATGCACGGCATCGATGAACCCCACATAGACTATCAGGACACCCTGAGCAAAGGCTTCGATGAGGCGGGCCACTACGACATTATCATGGCCAATCCCCCCTTTACCGGCAGTATCGACAAGGGGGATATCAACGAAAACCTCAGCCTTAAAACCACCAAGACCGAATTGCTCTTTATCGAGAACATCTACCGTATGTTGCGCAAGGGCGGTACCGCCGGAGTGATCATCCCCCAGGGCGTACTCTTTGGTTCCGGTAAGGCTTTTGTGGTGGCCCGTAAGATTCTTGTAGATCGTTGTGAGCTGAAGGCGGTAATCACCCTGCCCAGCGGTGTATTCAAACCCTACGCCGGGGTCAGTACCGCCATCCTGCTCTTCACCAAGGTCTACGACAAAGAGGACGATGTCACCGAACCTGCCACCCAGCACACCTGGTTCTACGAGATGCAGAGCGACGGCTACTCACTGGATGACAAACGCAACAAGCTGGTGGGCTATGGCGACCTTCAGGATATCGTCGAGAAGTTCCACCAGCGCAATCCAGAAAAAGAGACCGACTGTACCCAACGCCACTTCGCCGTACCCCGACAGGAGATGGTGGATGAAAAGTACGACCTCAGCTTTAGTCGCTACAAGGAGGAGGTGTTTGAAGAGATCGAGTATGAAAGGCCGGAGGTGATTCTGCAGAAGCTTATTGCCAGTGAGGTGGGGGAGGATGTGGATGAAAAGATCCTGGCTGAACTTAATGGTGGGATTGTAAAAGAGCTATTGGAGCTAAAAGGAAAAGGGTTGATGCAGTGA
- a CDS encoding ATP-binding protein, which translates to MDRKEFTGSIIENIEEALLYLHKHLQLRWEITGDSIRHKEILELPEPALREAMVNALCHRDYLEEGAQVMVEIFDDRVEIYNPGGLPKGLKPKEFGTRSVCRNPLIASLLLRCNYIEKLGTGIGRIRSALEEENCSDVDVRFDTFFTLDFSRPTYQRQSTEVLVESISAITQKTTQKTTQKTTQRILEVLRITPSAGRRAIAEQLGDITEDGVKYQISKMKAEGLIVRIGPDKGGYWKIIEQGSSGDD; encoded by the coding sequence TTGGATCGTAAGGAGTTCACTGGCAGCATCATCGAAAATATCGAAGAGGCGTTGCTCTACCTACACAAGCACCTGCAACTGCGCTGGGAGATCACCGGCGACAGTATCCGCCATAAAGAGATTCTGGAGCTACCGGAACCGGCCCTGCGCGAGGCGATGGTCAACGCCCTCTGCCACCGAGACTACCTGGAAGAGGGTGCCCAGGTGATGGTGGAGATATTCGATGATCGGGTGGAGATCTATAATCCTGGTGGGTTGCCCAAGGGGCTGAAACCCAAGGAGTTTGGGACACGTAGTGTCTGCCGTAATCCACTGATCGCAAGCCTGTTGCTGCGCTGCAACTATATTGAGAAGTTGGGCACGGGAATTGGGCGTATTCGCTCCGCTTTGGAAGAGGAAAACTGCTCGGATGTAGATGTTCGTTTTGACACATTTTTTACCTTGGACTTTTCCAGGCCCACTTATCAGCGCCAAAGCACTGAAGTGCTGGTAGAATCCATCAGCGCAATCACCCAGAAAACTACCCAGAAAACTACCCAGAAAACTACCCAGAGGATTCTGGAAGTATTGAGAATTACCCCTTCAGCAGGTCGTAGGGCGATTGCCGAACAACTGGGTGATATCACCGAAGATGGGGTCAAGTATCAGATCAGCAAGATGAAGGCTGAAGGTCTAATCGTACGTATCGGCCCAGATAAGGGCGGTTACTGGAAAATTATTGAACAAGGCAGCTCCGGTGATGATTAG
- a CDS encoding putative DNA binding domain-containing protein, which translates to MTVEYRQTTQEALELILEEGEGYTLEFKQSVNTDLSKELVAFANASGGRIFIGVNDQNQIVGCDLGNKTLSQIENMAVACDPPVAIAIEKLSTQKVLVIHVPEGANRPHRCNKGFYLRNGANSQKMSTGDITAFIQAEGKVRFDQQLRLDLDWQAVLDHDRLNHFLDLAKISRRNNSESLLLNLGAGDYKDDRFYLNQAGVLFFAKEPTYRLFHVSVVCVLFKGTNKVYM; encoded by the coding sequence ATGACGGTCGAATACCGACAAACCACCCAAGAGGCACTGGAACTGATCCTCGAAGAGGGTGAAGGCTACACCCTAGAGTTCAAACAGAGCGTCAATACTGACTTGTCGAAAGAGCTGGTCGCCTTTGCCAACGCCTCTGGTGGGCGGATTTTTATTGGTGTGAACGATCAGAACCAGATTGTCGGTTGTGATCTTGGCAATAAAACCCTCTCGCAGATAGAGAACATGGCAGTCGCCTGTGATCCACCGGTAGCCATAGCCATCGAGAAGCTCAGTACCCAAAAGGTGTTGGTGATCCATGTTCCTGAGGGTGCCAACCGGCCCCACCGCTGTAATAAGGGCTTCTACCTGCGCAATGGTGCCAATAGCCAAAAGATGAGCACCGGTGACATCACCGCCTTTATCCAGGCAGAGGGTAAGGTGCGTTTCGATCAGCAGCTACGCCTCGACCTCGATTGGCAAGCCGTACTGGATCATGACCGGCTTAACCACTTTCTTGACCTCGCTAAAATCAGTCGACGCAACAATAGTGAAAGCTTATTGCTCAACCTGGGGGCAGGGGATTACAAGGATGACCGCTTCTACCTAAACCAAGCGGGTGTACTGTTCTTTGCCAAAGAACCCACTTACCGCCTGTTTCATGTCAGCGTGGTCTGTGTTCTGTTTAAGGGCACAAACAAGGTCTATATGTAG